The Manduca sexta isolate Smith_Timp_Sample1 chromosome 17, JHU_Msex_v1.0, whole genome shotgun sequence genome includes a window with the following:
- the LOC115442594 gene encoding ARF GTPase-activating protein GIT2, producing MIISRSKLRSSVEVCADCGASDPSWASINRGLLLCAECCSVHRSMGRHISHVKSLRQGSWPPSLLAMVQALTAQNVNCIWEHSLMDTSAPKHLRKKPQPKDPLHPVKSEFILAKHLRLAYVLRARRDEPAAELGRQLHSAVRSGSLDTAMRLLAQGADPNYYNQEKGSTCLHVACRAGQPAQAELLVAWGADPTARDHAGNTPSECARQGGHVELAERVTELVYEATDRLIYFLTGERPEHAAGRHYVVPRAHGTHEMTDVAKAARGKLQLLPNHLFEELVMDIYDEIDRRETEAIWQTSATGLERSGVVFLPVNPALSAPRNQGRQKLARLSTAEMATLLRDVLVDATRRQHIATLQPRALTGPLNPLLSASHLKHISQMSDDEPLYDSVASDEDYAALAPVDLDMHGLIPRPGETVSSMYNPSLPLELTLAAELRHTQSPTFPQPEKKDEIETLKRELHDKDSTITELKNQLKNLQTIVEQLTKENSVLKTNSIDDDQSITSQLSTTDGSCALEYKGQERGKSLETEQMTRAEEADLRLKGAPRPVSMYETREGPKNNWQVTKHQLTTLSSLDRSLTQSVLEGGSGADALPSAEMVHRRAEGVTRAIQELWAAAREQHPRLPERGEAIRHAVRSLLALFPQTCSEPALSQVVSQLRTASASVVAACGGGAGAAGAAGAGGAGPVRLHEVRAAAYDLAKATKLLVTHFQDS from the exons TCAAGTCCCTGAGGCAGGGATCCTGGCCACCGTCACTGCTTGCT ATGGTGCAAGCACTGACAGCTCAGAATGTGAACTGTATCTGGGAACACTCACTGATGGACACCTCTGCTCCCAAACATCTCAGGAAGAAACCGCAGCCAAAAGATCCTTTACa TCCCGTGAAGTCTGAGTTCATCCTGGCGAAGCACCTGCGGCTCGCGTATGTATTGCGCGCGAGACGCGACGAGCCCGCGGCCGAGCTGGGCCGACAGCTACACTCTGCCGTGAGGAGCGGCTCCCTCGATACCGCTATGCGTCTGCTCGCGCAGGGGGCTGACCCCAACTATTATAATCAG GAGAAAGGCTCGACGTGTCTTCACGTCGCGTGTAGAGCGGGGCAGCCCGCACAAGCGGAGTTGCTGGTGGCGTGGGGGGCCGACCCCACAGCCCGGGACCATGCCGGGAACACGCCCTCGGAGTGTGCTAG ACAAGGCGGGCACGTGGAGCTGGCGGAGCGCGTGACGGAGCTGGTGTACGAG gCGACGGACCGGCTGATCTACTTCCTGACGGGCGAGCGGCCCGAGCACGCGGCGGGCCGACACTACGTCGTGCCGCGCGCGCACGGCACGCACGAGATGACCGACGTCGCCAAGGCCGCCAGGGGCAAGCTGCAGCTG CTACCAAATCATCTGTTCGAAGAGCTAGTTATGGACATATATGATGAAATCGATCGTCGGGAAACTGAAGCGA TATGGCAGACGAGCGCGACTGGTCTAGAGCGGAGCGGCGTGGTGTTCCTCCCGGTGAACCCGGCGCTGTCGGCCCCGCGGAACCAGGGCCGCCAGAAGCTGGCCAGACTCTCCACCGCCGAGATGGCTACGTTGCTACGAGATGTGCTCGTGGACGCCACCAGACGGCAGCACATTGCCACGCTGCAGCCTAGAG CATTAACGGGTCCGCTGAACCCGCTGCTGTCCGCGAGCCATCTGAAGCACATCTCGCAGATGTCTGACGACGAGCCGCTGTACGACTCCGTCGCGTCCGATGAAGACTACGCCGCACTAGCACCTGTAGACCTTGAT ATGCACGGGCTAATCCCACGGCCCGGTGAGACAGTGTCTTCCATGTACAACCCGTCCCTGCCTCTGGAGCTGACCCTCGCAGCCGAGCTCCGCCACACGCAATCACCAACCTTCCCACAGCCAGAGAAGAAAGACGAGATAGAAACACTCAAGCGAGAGCTACACGATAAAGATTCAACGATAACGGAGCTGAAAAATCAATTGAAAAACCTTCAGACCATAGTGGAACAGCTGACCAAAGAGAACAGCGTGTTAAAGACGAACAGCATAGACGATGATCAGAGTATAACCTCGCAGTTGTCGACGACTGACGGGTCGTGCGCCCTCGAGTACAAAGGGCAGGAGCGAGGCAAGAGTCTCGAGACAGAGCAAATGACCCGCGCGGAGGAGGCGGACCTCCGGCTGAAGGGGGCGCCGCGACCGGTCAGTATGTATGAGACTAGGGAGGGACCAAAGAATAACTGGCAGGTTACTAAACACCAG CTAACCACACTATCAAGTCTTGATCGATCGCTCACACAAAGCGTGCTAGAAGGCGGATCGGGAGCGGACGCTCTCCCCAGCGCGGAAATGGTTCACAGACGAGCGGAGGGGGTGACCCGCGCCATCCAGGAGCTGTGGGCCGCCGCCCGCGAACAGCACCCGCGCCTGCCTGAACGAGGGGAGGCTATCCGCCATGCCGTCAGGTCGCTGCTAGCGCTCTTCCCACAG ACGTGTTCAGAGCCGGCCTTATCGCAAGTGGTGTCTCAGCTCCGCACGGCGAGCGCGTCGGTGGTGGCGGCGTGCGGCGGGGGCGcgggggcggcgggcgcggcgggcgcggggggcgcggggcCGGTGCGGCTGCACGAGGTGCGCGCGGCGGCGTACGACCTGGCGAAGGCGACCAAGCTGCTCGTGACGCACTTCCAGGACTCCTAG